One genomic window of Limanda limanda chromosome 16, fLimLim1.1, whole genome shotgun sequence includes the following:
- the agpat3 gene encoding 1-acyl-sn-glycerol-3-phosphate acyltransferase gamma encodes MGLLGYVKSLFILQLLMGFVFVVSGLIINFIQLCTCILWPINKQLYRRINCRLSYSLWSQLVMLLEWWSGTDCTLYTDQATVDMFGKEHAIIILNHNFEIDFLCGWTMCERYGILGSSKVLAKHELLKVPLIGWTWYFLEIVFCKRKWEEDKNTVFKGLSRLKDYPEYMWFLLYCEGTRFTEKKHQISMEIAESKGLPKLKYHLLPRTKGFTTTLQCLKGTVTAVYDVTLNFKDNQTPTLLGIVNGKQYKSDLSVRRFPVEEIPDDEKECANWLHKLYQEKDALQEHYSKEGKFPGPTIIPPRRLWTLLNFLFWATLLLSPLINFACGVVVSGSPLLIIGFIIFLIIASIAIRRLIGVTEVKKTGSSYGNQEAKKQN; translated from the exons ATGGGTCTTCTGGGCTATGTGAAGAGTCTGTttatcctgcagctgctgatgggctttgtgtttgtggtgagcGGCCTCATCATAAACTTCATCCAGCTCTGCACCTGCATCCTCTGGCCCATCAACAAACAGCTCTACCGCAGAATCAACTGCCGGCTCTCCTACTCGCTCTGGAGTC AGCTGGTGATGCTGCTGGAGTGGTGGTCGGGCACAGATTGCACCCTATACACCGACCAGGCTACGGTGGACATGTTTGGCAAAGAGCATGCCATCATCATCCTCAACCACAACTTTGAAATCGACTTCCTCTGTGGCTGGACCATGTGTGAAAGATATGGCATCTTAGGG AGTTCAAAAGTGCTGGCCAAACACGAGCTGCTGAAAgttcctctgattggctggaccTGGTACTTCCTAGAAATAGTCTTCTGCAAAAGAAAGTGGGAGGAGGACAAAAATACTGTCTTCAAGGGACTGAGCAGACTCAAAGATTATCCTGAATATATGTGg TTTCTTCTGTATTGCGAGGGAACCCGTTTTACAGAGAAGAAACACCAAATCAGTATGGAGATTGCAGAGAGCAAAGGTCTCCCCAAGCTCAAATACCATCTACTACCCCGAACCAAAGGATTTACCACAACACTGCAGTGTCTTAAGGGCACAG TAACTGCTGTGTACGATGTGACTCTCAACTTCAAAGATAACCAAACCCCAACTCTCCTGGGCATCGTCAACGGCAAGCAATACAAATCTGACCTGAGTGTGAG ACGGTTCCCTGTGGAGGAAATACCAGATGATGAGAAGGAGTGTGCCAATTGGCTGCACAAGCTCTACCAGGAGAAG GATGCCTTACAGGAACACTACAGCAAGGAAGGCAAGTTCCCCGGACCCACAATCATCCCACCTCGTCGACTATGGACGCTGCTGAACTTCCTGTTTTGGGCCACCCTGCTGCTGTCGCCCCTCATCAATTTTGCTTGTGGAGTGGTCGTCAGCGGCTCCCCCCTCCTCATCATTGGCTTCATCATATTCCTCATCATAG CTTCCATAGCTATCCGACGCCTCATCGGGGTCACGGAGGTGAAGAAAACAGGCTCCAGTTATGGAAACCAGGAGGCCAAGAAACAAAACTAA
- the LOC133021566 gene encoding pyridoxal kinase-like: MECRVLSIQSHVVRGYVGNKSASFPLQVLGFEVDSINSVQFSNHTGYAHWKGQVLTAEELIVLYEGIKLNEVNHYDYILTGYSRDTSFLGTVVDIIQELKQANPSLVYVCDPVMGDQGAMYVPEELLPVYRDKVVPLADILTPNQFEAELLTGRKIKTEEDALEVMELLHKMGPDTVVLTSTDLPSKLGDQFLVALGSQKIVKPDGTKTTQKICMDIPKVDAVFVGTGDLFAAMLLAWTHLHPKDLKAACDKTLSVMHHVIKRTIAYANEVAGPGKRPSAAQLELRMVQSKADIENPAIVVEAKVLEKSSQ, from the exons ATGGAGTGTCGTGTGCTGTCCATTCAGAGTCACGTTGTCAGGGGATACGTCGGGAACAAGTCGGCGTCATTTCCTCTGCAG GTGCTGGGCTTTGAAGTGGACTCTATCAACTCCGTCCAGTTCTCCAATCACACAG GCTACGCCCACTGGAAGGGACAAGTGCTGACAGCAGAGGAGCTGATCGTACTGTATGAGGGCATCAAGCTCAACGAGGTGAACCACTATGACTACATCCTCACAG GTTACAGCAGGGACACGTCCTTCCTGGGAACGGTGGTTGATATTATTCAGGAGCTGAAGCAAGCCAATCCGAGCCTTGTATATG TTTGTGATCCTGTTATGGGCGACCAAGGTGCTATG TatgttccagaggaacttttgCCAGTCTACAGAGACAAAGTAGTGCCTTTGGCTGACATCCTCACCCCCAACCAGTTTGAAGCAGA GCTATTAACTGGGAGGAAAATCAAAACAGAGGAAGACGCTCTTGAG GTGATGGAGCTTCTTCATAAAATGGGGCCGGACACTGTGGTCCTCACTAGTACGGACCTGCCCTCAAAACTTGGGGACCAGTTCCTTGTGGCCCTTGGGAGCCAAAAAATAG TGAAACCAGATGGGACCAAGACCACTCAGAAAATCTGCATGGACATCCCCAAAGTCGATGCTGTATTTGTGGGGACAGGAGACCTTTTTGCCGCCATGTTGCTTGCCTGGACTCACCTTCACCCGAAGGACCTGAAG GCCGCCTGTGACAAGACTTTATCAGTGATGCACCATGTCATTAAGAGGACCATTGCTTACGCCAATG agGTCGCTGGTCCGGGGAAAAGGCCCAGTGCTGCACAACTGGAGCTGAGAATGGTTCAGAGCAAAGCCGACATCGAGAATCCTGCCATCGTAGTGGAAGCAAAGGTTTTAGAAAAGTCCTCTCAATGA